The nucleotide sequence CCGCTAATAGGATTGAGATAGAAGTTTTCTTGTCCCAAAGTAGATTTTGCTAGCGGTAGGTTGACCAAAAATTGAGGGTATAGAGGATTTCTATTTTGGTAAGTATAAGTTGAATTATATATCCATAAGCATTCTTTTAATCTAATTTTCGAGTATTTGTTGATCATAGCCAGTATCAATTCGATATCTCCTTGTTTAGTTGTATCTACTAAAAGTTCCTGGTCTTCTTCGCCAATAGTTATATATCTTGGTACATCTTTCTTGCTCAAAATATTTCTTATCGATTTCTGCTTGGCGTTTTCAGGCAAATCTTCTTTTTTTATCCACCATAGGGCCGGTTGGAGTACGATCTTTTTCCATAAGATTCGGGGGCTAAATGAAAGTTGTTCACCGATATGCTCAAAATCCCTTGTTAAATACCGGGAGTATTGGTTGCCTATTTCCCAAAATAGTCGTCCTAATGGATGGCTAATATGACGGGGATGTATAGCGTGTTGGCTGATAGGAACAATTTTTTGTCTTGTCTTGATGTCACTGAGAATTACTTCATCCTCCCATATGGAAATACATATTCGATCTAAGGTGATTTCATTTTTTGAACTGGGCTGGGCCTGTAGATAATTAATGGTATAAGGAAGATAGTTTTTATGGAAAGATAAATTATTCACTACTTGAGTTTCCATTAATGGTAAATCTGCGTATATGATTTTTTCTGATCTACTTATGGGAGTTAGTTCAGAGTTTAAATACTTGCCTATCACCTGATGATGACTAAATCGCCCGACAAGTGAATGATTTTTATTGGTACTACAGGAATCGATGATGATTTGGTTTTTGAACCCAAGCCTATACAAAACACTTAGACTATAGTCACCAACTATTTCTTTTTTCTTAACTTCTGAATGGAGATCTATTTGTTTTAAAGACCTACTGTGTTTAAAAATTGATATTATACGATTGTTCAATTTTAACGTAGGATGATCTATCTCATCTGTTCTTCTCACATCAGTTTTTAAATACTCCATAATTGGATCACATTGTTTGATAAGGACTTGAATTGGGACAGTTTTATCATCATAATAGTGGAGAAATAATGATTTGAATTGCTGAAGTAGAAAGGATGTAGAAGGATCAAATATTGCACCCATTTCTTTCCTGATGTTATCAAGTTCGTCTTTAATAGATTGATGTTGGCATACTATTGTAGAAGTATAAGAGTTTAAAAAGGAACTCTTTTCACGGTTTCTTAGATTGGTGATGGATAAATAGGGGATGATCATGCCGGTGGCAATTATACCTTTCCAGACCTCGTGAATTTCTGATTCATCGATCTCAGGATCTATAAACCAAGATTGGAAGTCCTGAAATCCAATAACCTTATTAGAAATGCTGAACTTGTATACTTGATCGATTATTGGATTTCGTAAAACCCGGTATTCTTCCCACAGTTCACTGCCTTTATCAATGGACCAATAGATATAATGAGAGGAACTTTTCTTAATCGAGGCACTTAGGCAGTAGTGTTCATTTTTCCTACTCACCGAAATTGTATGTTTGATAGTCTCTGTTTCAGCTTTGATTATCCAAGGTCCTTTATTGTCACTCCATTCTCCTAAACCGACACTTGCCCAATGCCCAAAGGGAATTGGACGGTATCGACCCCGCTTAAGGTAATTATTAAAAGTTTGTTTTTCCTTACAGTTCAGTTCAGCATAAGTTTTATGCTTGATTTGTTCATAATATTCAGGAGAAGAATATTGGATGGCCTTTAAGATGTTGGTATAATTCCTTTGAATCTCACCATCATCAGTAATATCAAAATCTAAGAGGGGAAGTCGATAAATAAAGTCCATATTTCATTTATTTTGGCTTCCTAAGTCTATTGATAAAAAATAGTCCATAAAACCCCATAAGTACGCTTTTCTTTAAACAAAGCTTTTGGAGGGTTGGACAAGTGTTTTCACAGCTTGAATGAATTATGTGAAATGGTCCTAAAGCAGAAGTGAAACCAATAATAACTCTTGGAATCAAATCCTTTTTTGAATAAACCTTTGAAATATGACGTTTTCTTTCGATAAGAAAGAAAATAATTCCATTTAATATGATTTAAATTTATTAATTATTGCTTTTTAAGTGATCGATATTGTATTTCATTTCGTTGAGAATAAAAATACCCCAATTGGGGTATTTTATAACATGCTTATTTTTTTTTACTTGTGCTGTAGTCAATTTTTTTTATGTGTATCCGTAAGAGTGCACGTAATAAAATATGACAATACGTGTCATTAAATTTCAAGGTATCAGGATAGTTGTTTTCTTGCATAAAAACAAGAAAAGCTATGAACCTTATAGAATTTACGGGCCATTTCCCAGATGAGGAAAGTTGTGAACAATACATCAAGAAATACCGTGAGAAAAGCGGTATACGGTGCAAAAACTGTGAGAAGATAACCCGACACTATTGGTTTGCCAACGGCAGGTTTTTCGAATGCAGCAGTTGTCGGAGACGTTCTTCTCTTAAATCAGGGACGGTAATGGAAAACAGCAAGCTTCCGCTCCGTATCTGGCTATTGGCCATGCTGTTTATGTCGGCGACCAAGAAAGGGTTTTCCTGCCTTGAGCTCCAGCGGCAACTGGGGCTTAGCCGATATGAGACCACTTTCCGTCTGATGCACAGGATACGGTCAGCCATGGGACAACGAGATGAGCTTTATATCCTCAGTGACATGATTGAATATGACGAGTGTTATATGGAAACCGTACAGGAGAACCAGATCTTGGGTCAGCTTAAACGTGGAAAAGGCAGCCAGAAACAGACCGCAGTAGCGGTGGCGGCCGAATCGGTACCCTTGGAAGACCTGGATTCCGGGCAGAAAACAAAGCGCTGTGGCTATTTCAAAATGAGGGTCATGGACAAAGTGGACTGCGAGAGTGTCAATGCCTTTATCCGGGCCAATACCGTAGGGGATGTGGTACTGTTTACAGACAAGAACACGGCCTACTCGAAAATAGAGGAAGTGGTGGCCACCCATTTGGCCGTTCCATCGGGAAAGGAGTCCGTAAACGACACCTTAAAATGGGTACACAAAGCAATCAGTAATCTTAAAAGAACCCTGTTGGGGGTATATCACATGATAACTTATAAATATTTACAGAACTATTTAAATGAGTTTGTTTACAGATTGAACCGAAGATATTTTGGCAAAGGACTCTTTGAAAGGCTCGTTATTGCGGGCACTTACCCATACGTGCAGTAAAACGGATACACATAATTTTTTTAATGAAATATAGAATCATGGAATACCTTATTTTAAAAAATGAACTAGAAATAGCGAAAATTCCCATAGATGCTATTCTTTCATTGGAAGTAAATGATTATTTATTGACTTGCCGTACGGTTTGGAGCAGGGACTTTTGCTGTAGTAAAGCATTGAGTGAAATAGAGGGGCGGCTTCCAAGTCATTTTTTGAGGATCAATAGAAATACCATAGTTAACCTTAATAAAGTGCAGTTGGTCCATTTCAAAGAAAGGACCATCCGTATGAATGATCAATTGATCTATCAAATGTCCCACAGAAAAGTGAAAGTAATAAGAAAAGCAATCAATGAATATGAATCGAATAGGCTCAATTTTAGCGAATAAGAATTTGCTTCCAGAGGATGGTCTGGTAATTTTTGGGGAAGCGCGTAGTGGTACCACTTGGCTGATGGAATTGTTAAGTCATATACCCAATGCGATTATAAATTGGGAACCATTACATATTGAAAAAGGAGTGGTGCCAAAAGAATTTAATTGGGGAGATCGTCCTTATATTCCATCAGATGATAGGTATAAGGAATATGGAGATTTAATCAATGATATACTGTCCCTTCGAAAATATTCCGAATGGACCATTGGAAAGAATTCATGGGAAGGTATAGTAAATGGAAAGGTCGTTTTGACCAAGTTTGTCAGGGCCAATTTATTGATTCCTTGGATTTGTCAAAATATTAAATTCAGACATAAGCCCATATTGCTGTTGCGACATCCCATTGACACCTGCTTCTCACAGCTTAAGGCATTTGGAAGGGGAACAAACGACTATGGTGAAATTCCTTCAAGTATCCATAATGTCCGTTTTTTGCAAAAAAAGGAAATACTGAAAAATGCAAAGAATGATTTGGAGTACAAAATCATTCTTTGGTGTATCAACAATATGCCCCTGCTAGCAAACCCTGGTTTAAAGGATTTAGTAGAAGTTATCTATTATGAAGATTTAATCATAGACCCCCGGAAGCAAATCCGTTCTATTTTAGAGAGAGTTATTCCTAACGAAAATATTGCAGAAGTAATGTCATTGATTCCCTTTAGGGCTGCAAGCGAAACCAGTTTGAATGGACTAGACAGCAGTCCTTTAATGCAGCTTTACAAAAATATGGATGCCATTGATTATAGGCAAAAAGAGCGGATCCAAATTATTTTTGATCACTTTGGACTAGAGATGTATAATGCCTTTAGTCCATATAGAGTCTCTAGTAAAATTAAATTATAATAATACTTACATTCACAAGTTTAGGTATGACGTTTACGGGCTATCTAGGTACACTTTCCCATTTCCATAGGATTATTTAATAGGTTAGGATCGATAAATAAATTATTTAATCAAAACCATTTTTAAAATGAAAAAGAAAAGAACATTATCAAAAGTAGTAATGGCTGCTAGTGTTGCAGCTATGGGAGTGGGAGTTTTTCAAACGTTTGATGCGGAAGCACAAACTACAGGTGGAGGAGCAGGGTATATGTGTTGCGCATTTGATGGCCCTGGTTGTACTGATGAAACTGGACAGTATTTTTCTGAAGATAAAAAAATCGATCGAGATTTCCAGGGAGATTCTTGTGGTAATCATGAGGAATAATATTTTGGGACGAATTACTTTCGTCCCAAATTTCACGAATTTCATAACTTAAATCCTAAATGAATAATATCAATTTTAGTTCAACACTTTTTGTATTTGCGTTGTTAATAACAATCTTTTCTTGTGGTAAAGAAAATGAAGAGTCAAAATATTATAGATCTTTTGAATTCGAATCGGTTGATGATCCGATACATTTAAGAGCGAAAAAGTATAATTTTAAGGAATTGATAAACCCAAAAAAAATTGAGTTAAAAAATGAATTAATAATAATAGGAGAAAGTAGGAGGATTAATGATTATAATTCTCCGATTCATTTAATTGATAAACGTAATTTAAAATATTTTTCAGGAAAGGGAAAAATAGGCTTTGGGCCTGGAGAAATCTCTGATGCTTATGGGATCGATGCAAGTGGAGAAGATAGTGTATTATGGGTGTATTCATCACTCGAAAAACGGTTTTCCAAATTCAATATTTATGACAAAAAGCACCTTTCTGAGGATCAAATAAAACAAGCTGAGAATTTTTTTATGGCCACAGCAATGGCCTGGAGTTCGGATAGTTCAGTGGTATGTAGAATGGCGAATGACTCATGTAAATTTGTGGAGTTTAATATAGATGGAACACGCTTAGGTAGTTATGGCCTCTGGCAGGATTTAAATGTTGGAAAGGATCTAAACGATTTTAATATGGCAGAGCTGCATTTAGGATGGTTTAAAGGTAGTAAGAATCGTGATATTTTTGTTAATGCATCTTATTATAGAGATCATATTGAAATTTTTAATAGAAATGAAGGTATGGTCTACTCTGTTGATGGACCACGAAATGAAATTCCTGAATTTCATTTCGTATCAGGAGGAAAAGGAAAGTCATCAGTAATAATTATTGATGAAGAAAATCCAGTAGCTTACAGGGATATTTACATTGGAGAGCAGTATATATACGGTTTATATTCTGGATATACAAGAAAAGAGATGTTAAGAGAAGGCAAATTTGCTCAGGACATTTTTATATTTAATTTGAAAGGAGAATTTAGAAGCTCTTTTACTATTGATATACCAATAAGGGCTTTGGCGGTTGATGAGCAATCAAGAAAAATTTATGGAATAACAGCTGATGAAAATCCAGGAATTGCTGTTTTTGAAATGCCTAAATGATGGTCATTGGTGACCTGGCTTTATTATCAAATTATGAATTGTTAGAAGATAGGAGCGTGTATTCCGATAGATATTGGAAGCAAATTACACCCAGTTGGGATTTTCTCCTAGATCCCCGGAAGCAAATCCGTTCCATTTTAGAGAGAGTTATTCATTACGAAAATATTGCAGAAGTAATGTCATTCATTCCCTTTAGGGTTGCAAGCGAAACCAGTTTGAATGGACTAGACAGCAGCCCTTTAATGCAGCTTTACAAGAATATAGATGCCATTGATTATAGGCAAAAGGAGCGGGTCCAAATTATTTTTGATCACTTTGGACTAGAGATGTATAATGCCTTTAGTCCATATAGAGTCTCTAGTAAAATCAAATTATAATAATACTTGCACTCACGAGTTGAGGAGTGACATTCACGGGCTATTTAGATACACTTTCCCATTTCCATAGGATTATTTAATAGGTTAGAACCGATAAATAAATTATTTAATCAAAACCATTTTTAAAATGAAAAAGAAAAGAAATTTATCAAAAGTAGTAATGGCAGCCAGTGTGGCAGCTATGGGAGTAGGTGTATTTCATTCTATTGATGCGGAAGCACAAACTACTGGAGGAGGATTCGGTTATATGTGTTGCGCTTTTAATGGAGAAGGATGTATTGATGAATATGGGCAGTTTTTTATGTTTGATGAAAAAGTAGATCGAGACTCCCAAGATGATACTTGCACAAACCATGAACAAGAATAAGAAAAAAGGGGGAAACCCCTTTTTTCTTATTCTTCACTTTAAAGATTATTGTTGGTTAAATATATTGAAATGAAAAGCAATCATAAGACTCTTTTTTATCTTTTTGCGGTAATATTATCATTTGTGTTTTCATGCAAAAAAAATAATTCTAGCGATGAAAATAGGTTGAAAAAAGAATATACGTTAGAAGACGTTTCACAAAGACTTAATTTAAAAAGTAAAAAACATTATTTTTCCCAACTTAAAAGACCCATGCGGATTATTCTTAAAGGTGACTATTTGGTAATAGGTGAGCATAATCGAATTGACCCAAGTAATCCACCTGTACATATTATAGATACAAAAAACTGGGAATATGTAGGTGAAAAAGGAGTAATTGGTTTTGGCCCAGGAGAGATAACTGATGCCTATATGTTAGATGTTGGTAATGAAAAAGATTCTTTTTGGGTTTATAGTGCTACAGAGAAGAGATTTTCTGAATTCTTCCTAAATGATACAATTAAACTTTCAGAAAACCAGATTAAACAAGAGGGAAGTTTTTATATGGCAATATCTATGGTCTGGTCATCCGATTCGACTGTTATGTGTAGAATGGCCAATGATCCAAATAGGTTTGTAGAATTTAATATAAATGGGGATAGAATAAATGAATATGGAGACTGGACAAATGTATCTGTGCCTGGTAAATTAACTAATTACATGATGTGTGATTTGCATTTGAGTAGATTAAATAGCAACAATAACAAAGGTTTGTTTGTTGCAGCGGGAGTGAAAAGAGACAGACTTGAAATCCTAGACAAGAGAAATGAAGAAATAATTGTAGTCAATGGGCCAGTTAATAGATTACCTAGTTTCCATTTTACTAAAGGTGTAAACGGAGCCTCAACAGCTTTGATCATGGATAGAGATGAACCTTATAAGTACAGGGATGTTTTCGTTGGGGACAAATTTATTTATGCACTTTATTGCGGTAGGACCAATAAGGAAATTAATTCAACAGGTATAAACTCTACAGAAGTTTTTGTATTTGATTTAAAGGGGAATGTCATTTGCGAACTAAATCTTGACAGATCTCTACAAAACTTAGTTGTTGATGAAGTTAATAAGAAATTATATGGATTGACAACTGATAAAGATCCCGGAATTGCAGAGTTTGACTTTCCTTTTAATAAAATCACCCCTGTCACAGGTAGTTAAATTTAATTTTAATGATTAATTATCTTCATCTAAATTTTTCTTTTTCCGACCATTTGGGTTTGATAGACGGAAAAAGTTCGGCTGCTATTTACTTTTTCCTCGGTAAAAACAATTATTATTCAGAAGAGATATCATTTTCATTTTTAGAAGAACTCTTAGGACAAATAAACCAGAATATTTCACTGGACTATGGAAGTGGATTGGCAGGGATCGGTAGCCTTATCAATTACCTGCACAAGAAGGGATTTTTGGAAGAAAGTCCTATTAGGCTGTTTTCAGAACCAGAAGATACCCTGATAAAGGTGCTTTTTGGTGCCAGGTGCCGTGAAATTACCTTTTCACAGGGTTTGCCCGGAATAGGGATGTACTTTCTGTTTCGTCTTAAGGATAAAAGTTTTTCAGAAGATTCCTTTCAAGTTATGCGGTATAAAGAAGCGATCATTGCTTCCATTGACCAGCTGGATCACCTCATCAAGGGGATGCAAATCCAGGAATTAAATCAGTATGACCTCAGCATTTGGAATGGATGGAGTGGTGTCTATCTGTATCTGTTGCAAGTAGAACAGTTGGGATATATAAAAGAGAAAATAGCTGAACTGACGCATAAAGTAAGAAAGATCATCACAGATAAATTGGCCGAAGAAAAGGTGAGCTGGTTACAGCTGGAAGCCTGGTGGACACTCTTTCAAGAACCGAGTTCTTGGCAAAATGAAAAGATGGTGGCCCGAATGGAGATGTATATAGAGCATGTATCCAAGGAGCAAGTGGATTTTTATCAATCAGCTATTTATGCCTTGTTCTTGAACTTATTGGATAAAGCTACTGGGGCATTGGCTTTATCCAAACAGCTGGAGCAATACTCAAGAAAGACATTGGAAGAGATTCCTCTCAGCCGCCTTTTTCCCGCCGACCCTAGAACGGGAGCCATCCCTATGGGTTTGGAAAGGGGAGTAGTGGGTACTGCCCTTCCCCTACAAAGCTTGGAAACGGGCAACTGCGATTGGTTGGAACTTTTGGGAATGGGAGAAATGAAGAATGGAAAATTGAAGATTAAGAATGAAAAGCAGGCTGAGGACGTCTCCTAGCTTAGGGACATTGCGATCGTAGCGATAGCGAAGAGAAGCCTGCCTCCCGCCTGTCTTGCTGGTAGGCAGGGAGGGCAGGCAATCTCGTTGATAGAGAACGGGATCGCTTCACTTTGTTCGCGATGACGGTTCTATTCACACATGCTGTTTCTGAAGCCTGTCCTGAGCAAAAGTCGAAGCATTTACGCTGTTCCTGATTTGCAATCAGGAACTTCCCAATAACAGGAATTTAAACTCCTAAAATAGAAATTAAAAAAACCAATAAACACCTTGGAGAAAATAAACCTTAAAGACCTTAGCTTTCTAATACCTGTCCGGATAGACCATCCCGACAGACTATTTAATCTGGAAGTGATCATTGCATACCTTAGAAAGTATTTCGATACTTCCATTTGGATATGGGAGAATGATGTAAATCAAAAAGTTCCCAATTGGATCAAGGAAAATACACATTATCGCTTTGAGTCTTCTCATGAGGGGGTATTTCGGAGGACGCGTATCAACAACAAACTCATCAAAGCTTGCGATACACCCTTGGCGGTGCTTTATGATACGGATGTCATTATTCTCCCAAAGCAACTCATAAATTCGGTAGAAATGATTCGTCAGCAAGAAGCAAGGTTCTCATTGCCCTATGATGGAAGGTTTGTACAGGTGGACCGGTACCACAGAAAGCTGTTTGCGAAATTACTTGAGCCGGCTATTTTGATGGAAAGTTTGTCAGCTTTTGCGGTAGATACCTATCTCTCTGTGGGAGGATGTTTTATTTTTGATCGTGCAGCGTACCGTAAATGCGGGATGGAAAATGAAGGTATAGCAGGTTGGGGCCATGATGATGCAGAAAGGGTAAAACGCTTAGGAAAGCTGGGGCAAAGGATCTATCGCCCTGAAGGACCGTTATTTCATCTTTGGCATAAAAGAATGGCCAATTCTTGGTTTTATGATAATAATCAAGCTGTCAAGAGCAGTCAAACTTATCTCCAAACCTGTAAAGCAGATAAGGAAGAGCTGGAGTCATTAATCGAAAATTGGGAATGGATAAAATGTTAATTCAATTTAACCGAAAGGAGAGTGGGGACTGGAAGATATCAGTTTCCCTAGTTCCCATAGGTGTTTTTTGCTTATATGAAATAACTGATAGAGATCTATTAATGGTGCCGAATTTAAATACCTGTTGCACTTAAATGTTTCACATTTTAATGGTTTAGACAGTGAAACAATTCGACTACAAAACAATTCTACAACAATGATGAACAACACTTCACCCATCACACTCATCCTATTTTACTGCGGACAGAGGACTGGAAACTTTGGGGCAGGATCACATATTGGAAGTCTTTTACCTTTCATTAAAGAGGAGAGAAGTATTCGTTTCATAGTAATTCAAACAGATGATAAAGATGCTGAAAGGGTGGGGTTTGAAAAGATTGATGGCGTAGAGGTACTCCGTATTCCCCAGCCTGAAAACAAACTTTTTCTAGCTAGCGCTCAAGATTTTATACAACAGACTTACGCTAAACGACTAGTTGAAATCATATACCCCTACATCAAAGAGATCGATAATCCAGTGTTTTGGGTGAATTCCATCGATTACTTAAATGTGTGTTTTGAGCTAAAGGAACATTTAGATTGTCAGTTACTATATGTGCATCATGCCTGGAGCTGGAAGATTCACTATAATGTTTGCGATGAAGATTTTGTAAGAATTTACAGGAAGAATGGAAGCCCAAATGCCTCTACCGCAATAGAGTTTACCCGTTACCAGCAGGCCATAGCGATGTTAGCCGATCAAGTAGTGACTGTTACTGATCAAGCCAAAAGCTTTTTTACCCGGTATTTGGATGTCCCTACAGAAAAGGTAAGTACCATTTACAATGGGATAGATATGAAGTCCAGTTCCGGAAAGATTGATAAAAGTGCGCTCCGCAAACGGCTTGGAATACCTGAAGGAGAAAAAGTAATCCTCTTTACAGGAAGAATCAAGGCAGATAAAGGACTGGGCTATTTGCTGGAAGCTTTTAAGAAAGTGTTAGAAGTAGAGCCTACTTGTAGGTTGGTGCTGGTTGGGAAAGGAGATTTTGATGAGTTTATACCTTTGGTTTACCCGTACTCTACCAAGGTGACATTTACAGGCAAGCTACCAAAAGAAGAGGTCAATGACTGGTACCGTTTAGCTGACGTGGGTGTCTTGCCCTCCCTTCATGAGCAGTGCAGTTATACAGCAATAGAAATGCGTTTTTTCCAGATTCCCATTATTGTAAGCAGTGTGGAGGGGCTAGAGGATATGTTTAGACATGAGCACGATGCCTTGAAGTTGACCATTCATTATGATCAAGAAGGGAAGAAGACCCTTGATTCAGATGAAATAGCCAATAATATTCTCCGCTTGTGTAATGATCAAGAGCTTGGCATAAAATTGAAAAAGAATGGTTTAGAAGAAGCTGAGAACCATTTTACCTCCCATAAGATGTGGGAGCAATACTGGATGCTTTTACAAGAGATGCAAGGTACGCATATACCCCTCTCAGATAGAAATTTAGAATTATTAGGGAAGTAACCAATTTTTGATTTGTAATCATGTTCGATTTCAAAAAGAACTATCCAATAGGATGACAGTTAATTTTAAGATAGATAATGAGGTTTATCAAAATGGAATAAGAGCCCCACATGTCTTGGACCATGGTTTTGAAGTGATTTGCAAATCATAGGACTTTAGGATGGAATTGATTTTATAAGAACACAATATGAATGATCTAAATAAAGCAATATGGTTTTTTGGACTTTCAGGGGCAGGCAAAAGTACTTTAGCAAGTGCCCTCCATGAACATTTTAGAAAAGCAGGAGTCAGAAGTATTGTCTTGGATGGAGATAAAATAAGGAAAGGAATAAGTAGTGGTTTGGACTTTAGCAAAGAAGACAGAAGGGAAAATGTAAGAAGGATTGCGGAGGTTTGCCGCTTGATGTTGGAGGCGGAGGTGATTCCTATTGTGGCGGCTATTACACCGTTTGAAAAAGACAGGGATTATATTACAAGTATTTTAGGGAAAGATGTCATTGAATGGGTATTTGTAAACTGTCCTCTTCATATTTGTGAGAACCGTGATCCAAAAGGTTTATATAAAAAAGTCAGAAAAGGAAAGATAAAATCATTTACTGGAATAGACCAAGAATTTGAAATTCCATTTGGAGATGTGCTGAGCTTAAATACTGATAAAGAAAACGTAGAGGATTGTTTGCAGAAGATTTTATCGGTCTTATCTGTGAGCGTTGTAAGAAGATCATAAAAAATGCTTGCTTGAATTTATTTAAGGCATGAATGATGTAGCAAGACTTCAATATAAATAAGTAAGAACAAAGACACAATGGACCTAAAGCCAGCTCAGCGAACCTCAGTGATAACTTTGTGTCCTCTGTGGTTAAGTTTTCTAGCGTCTCGAATCTAGCGTCTAATATCTAAAATCTTACATCTCCCCAAAATTCCTTTTCTTTTACTTAATAATTTAGTTAATTAAGGTTTCGAAAGTTTTATATGAAATCTATGAAGTTAAAACCATATTTTTTACTGCCATTT is from Echinicola marina and encodes:
- a CDS encoding galactosyltransferase-related protein, whose translation is MEKINLKDLSFLIPVRIDHPDRLFNLEVIIAYLRKYFDTSIWIWENDVNQKVPNWIKENTHYRFESSHEGVFRRTRINNKLIKACDTPLAVLYDTDVIILPKQLINSVEMIRQQEARFSLPYDGRFVQVDRYHRKLFAKLLEPAILMESLSAFAVDTYLSVGGCFIFDRAAYRKCGMENEGIAGWGHDDAERVKRLGKLGQRIYRPEGPLFHLWHKRMANSWFYDNNQAVKSSQTYLQTCKADKEELESLIENWEWIKC
- a CDS encoding thiopeptide-type bacteriocin biosynthesis protein, which codes for MDFIYRLPLLDFDITDDGEIQRNYTNILKAIQYSSPEYYEQIKHKTYAELNCKEKQTFNNYLKRGRYRPIPFGHWASVGLGEWSDNKGPWIIKAETETIKHTISVSRKNEHYCLSASIKKSSSHYIYWSIDKGSELWEEYRVLRNPIIDQVYKFSISNKVIGFQDFQSWFIDPEIDESEIHEVWKGIIATGMIIPYLSITNLRNREKSSFLNSYTSTIVCQHQSIKDELDNIRKEMGAIFDPSTSFLLQQFKSLFLHYYDDKTVPIQVLIKQCDPIMEYLKTDVRRTDEIDHPTLKLNNRIISIFKHSRSLKQIDLHSEVKKKEIVGDYSLSVLYRLGFKNQIIIDSCSTNKNHSLVGRFSHHQVIGKYLNSELTPISRSEKIIYADLPLMETQVVNNLSFHKNYLPYTINYLQAQPSSKNEITLDRICISIWEDEVILSDIKTRQKIVPISQHAIHPRHISHPLGRLFWEIGNQYSRYLTRDFEHIGEQLSFSPRILWKKIVLQPALWWIKKEDLPENAKQKSIRNILSKKDVPRYITIGEEDQELLVDTTKQGDIELILAMINKYSKIRLKECLWIYNSTYTYQNRNPLYPQFLVNLPLAKSTLGQENFYLNPISGEYLNNVINIYVYITPRHASEFLTGTIIPFIRKHSGAKRSLKWYYLAFRDEAFHIRLRVISKNKYLKKELLYLLSESSQVSHYKTMPYYPENHKYDADSIDHIHKINHLESEFLCSNFFSREGIMAAKKETKLKILVHIFLRLIKGLNKYDEIFQYLKRKNNGSKTSKWHRNYYDVIRTLSIPIEEMNYLEEFTKPYLLNYNQADYNLNQKSIKVLFHHIHMMVNRTFLDEANTYEPLIYYLLYRELGALVYKNRLGNIIKK
- a CDS encoding IS1595 family transposase — translated: MNLIEFTGHFPDEESCEQYIKKYREKSGIRCKNCEKITRHYWFANGRFFECSSCRRRSSLKSGTVMENSKLPLRIWLLAMLFMSATKKGFSCLELQRQLGLSRYETTFRLMHRIRSAMGQRDELYILSDMIEYDECYMETVQENQILGQLKRGKGSQKQTAVAVAAESVPLEDLDSGQKTKRCGYFKMRVMDKVDCESVNAFIRANTVGDVVLFTDKNTAYSKIEEVVATHLAVPSGKESVNDTLKWVHKAISNLKRTLLGVYHMITYKYLQNYLNEFVYRLNRRYFGKGLFERLVIAGTYPYVQ
- a CDS encoding sulfotransferase family protein produces the protein MNMNRIGSILANKNLLPEDGLVIFGEARSGTTWLMELLSHIPNAIINWEPLHIEKGVVPKEFNWGDRPYIPSDDRYKEYGDLINDILSLRKYSEWTIGKNSWEGIVNGKVVLTKFVRANLLIPWICQNIKFRHKPILLLRHPIDTCFSQLKAFGRGTNDYGEIPSSIHNVRFLQKKEILKNAKNDLEYKIILWCINNMPLLANPGLKDLVEVIYYEDLIIDPRKQIRSILERVIPNENIAEVMSLIPFRAASETSLNGLDSSPLMQLYKNMDAIDYRQKERIQIIFDHFGLEMYNAFSPYRVSSKIKL
- a CDS encoding BF3164 family lipoprotein, whose translation is MNNINFSSTLFVFALLITIFSCGKENEESKYYRSFEFESVDDPIHLRAKKYNFKELINPKKIELKNELIIIGESRRINDYNSPIHLIDKRNLKYFSGKGKIGFGPGEISDAYGIDASGEDSVLWVYSSLEKRFSKFNIYDKKHLSEDQIKQAENFFMATAMAWSSDSSVVCRMANDSCKFVEFNIDGTRLGSYGLWQDLNVGKDLNDFNMAELHLGWFKGSKNRDIFVNASYYRDHIEIFNRNEGMVYSVDGPRNEIPEFHFVSGGKGKSSVIIIDEENPVAYRDIYIGEQYIYGLYSGYTRKEMLREGKFAQDIFIFNLKGEFRSSFTIDIPIRALAVDEQSRKIYGITADENPGIAVFEMPK
- a CDS encoding LytTR family DNA-binding domain-containing protein: MKYRIMEYLILKNELEIAKIPIDAILSLEVNDYLLTCRTVWSRDFCCSKALSEIEGRLPSHFLRINRNTIVNLNKVQLVHFKERTIRMNDQLIYQMSHRKVKVIRKAINEYESNRLNFSE
- a CDS encoding glycoside hydrolase family protein, which encodes MINYLHLNFSFSDHLGLIDGKSSAAIYFFLGKNNYYSEEISFSFLEELLGQINQNISLDYGSGLAGIGSLINYLHKKGFLEESPIRLFSEPEDTLIKVLFGARCREITFSQGLPGIGMYFLFRLKDKSFSEDSFQVMRYKEAIIASIDQLDHLIKGMQIQELNQYDLSIWNGWSGVYLYLLQVEQLGYIKEKIAELTHKVRKIITDKLAEEKVSWLQLEAWWTLFQEPSSWQNEKMVARMEMYIEHVSKEQVDFYQSAIYALFLNLLDKATGALALSKQLEQYSRKTLEEIPLSRLFPADPRTGAIPMGLERGVVGTALPLQSLETGNCDWLELLGMGEMKNGKLKIKNEKQAEDVS
- a CDS encoding BF3164 family lipoprotein; protein product: MKSNHKTLFYLFAVILSFVFSCKKNNSSDENRLKKEYTLEDVSQRLNLKSKKHYFSQLKRPMRIILKGDYLVIGEHNRIDPSNPPVHIIDTKNWEYVGEKGVIGFGPGEITDAYMLDVGNEKDSFWVYSATEKRFSEFFLNDTIKLSENQIKQEGSFYMAISMVWSSDSTVMCRMANDPNRFVEFNINGDRINEYGDWTNVSVPGKLTNYMMCDLHLSRLNSNNNKGLFVAAGVKRDRLEILDKRNEEIIVVNGPVNRLPSFHFTKGVNGASTALIMDRDEPYKYRDVFVGDKFIYALYCGRTNKEINSTGINSTEVFVFDLKGNVICELNLDRSLQNLVVDEVNKKLYGLTTDKDPGIAEFDFPFNKITPVTGS